A region of Liolophura sinensis isolate JHLJ2023 chromosome 8, CUHK_Ljap_v2, whole genome shotgun sequence DNA encodes the following proteins:
- the LOC135473856 gene encoding probable gluconokinase isoform X2 translates to MVIVVVMGVCGSGKTTVGKALSEMDRLPWLRSIQKFIQSRQEICQTAVVTCSALKRSYREILTAREPRTAQAYRQPDTSKAHRHPDIAQAHGQPNTAKPHGLPYMVQADKHQYTAQANRQPDTGQAGVIFVFLKGSESLLRERMSGRDGHFMPSELLTSQLQTLEEPCSDEKHVVADISQDVESLVKEIYTYITSLND, encoded by the exons ATGGTGATCGTGGTAGTCATGGGCGTCTGTGGCTCTGGGAA GACCACAGTTGGCAAGGCGCTCTCAGAAATG GATCGACTTCCATGGCTACGGTCTATACAGAAGTTCATTCAAAG CCGGCAGGAGATTTGTCAGACGGCCGTGGTCACATGTTCAGCCCTGAAGCGATCTTACAGGGAAATCCTAACCGCCAGGGAGCCCAGAACAGCCCAGGCATACAGACAGCCGGACACAAGCAAGGCACACAGGCACCCGGACATAGCCCAGGCACACGGACAGCCGAACACAGCCAAGCCACACGGGCTGCCGTACATGGTTCAGGCGGACAAGCATCAGTACACGGCCCAGGCAAACCGTCAGCCCGACACGGGCCAGGCGGGGGTCATTTTTGTGTTCTTAAAAGGATCGGAAAGTTTGTTAAGAGAGAGAATGTCAGGAAGAGACGGTCACTTCATGCCGTCCGAGCTTCTGACCTCTCAACTTCAGACGTTAGAGGAGCCATGTTCAGACGAGAAGCATGTTGTTGCAGACATATCACAAGATGTCGAGTCTTTGgttaaagaaatatatacttacataaCATCCTTAAACGACTGA
- the LOC135473856 gene encoding probable gluconokinase isoform X1 — protein sequence MVIVVVMGVCGSGKTTVGKALSEMMGCEFADADDFHSSANKDKMARGMPLNDQDRLPWLRSIQKFIQSRQEICQTAVVTCSALKRSYREILTAREPRTAQAYRQPDTSKAHRHPDIAQAHGQPNTAKPHGLPYMVQADKHQYTAQANRQPDTGQAGVIFVFLKGSESLLRERMSGRDGHFMPSELLTSQLQTLEEPCSDEKHVVADISQDVESLVKEIYTYITSLND from the exons ATGGTGATCGTGGTAGTCATGGGCGTCTGTGGCTCTGGGAA GACCACAGTTGGCAAGGCGCTCTCAGAAATG ATGGGTTGTGAGTTCGCCGACGCCGACGACTTTCATTCGTCGGCCAACAAGGACAAGATGGCCAGAGGAATGCCCCTAAATGACCAG GATCGACTTCCATGGCTACGGTCTATACAGAAGTTCATTCAAAG CCGGCAGGAGATTTGTCAGACGGCCGTGGTCACATGTTCAGCCCTGAAGCGATCTTACAGGGAAATCCTAACCGCCAGGGAGCCCAGAACAGCCCAGGCATACAGACAGCCGGACACAAGCAAGGCACACAGGCACCCGGACATAGCCCAGGCACACGGACAGCCGAACACAGCCAAGCCACACGGGCTGCCGTACATGGTTCAGGCGGACAAGCATCAGTACACGGCCCAGGCAAACCGTCAGCCCGACACGGGCCAGGCGGGGGTCATTTTTGTGTTCTTAAAAGGATCGGAAAGTTTGTTAAGAGAGAGAATGTCAGGAAGAGACGGTCACTTCATGCCGTCCGAGCTTCTGACCTCTCAACTTCAGACGTTAGAGGAGCCATGTTCAGACGAGAAGCATGTTGTTGCAGACATATCACAAGATGTCGAGTCTTTGgttaaagaaatatatacttacataaCATCCTTAAACGACTGA
- the LOC135473361 gene encoding uncharacterized protein LOC135473361 — translation MASSDKFMLLLRLTLSLLCAIINGIDLSFNVYAVILKETFNFTQTQVEITASMSCVGFGLSFLEMLSTGYFGYSTTFVGTWILVTLSSGLFCMAAWHRTVFHYWPSLVYLIQLGMSTGGGVAYMVVTRVCLEVIPERHTGKFIGAFGSAICFGKIFFAALFEVFFHGDMAGFFLCLSIMFAVLLGLCYLALYPVTINLPQGTFNFSGHKDITITSSGNVIRSPFFHMTFWTSIAVASAGYTVLNNITSITDSIGNSDSFSIVTTMSVCIMVTRLTYGFVFDKVPTQACGFWLLYSAYFIFGAGLLLGMFYLTPATVYLHTVLAGFGVGPALFLPLAMLVEEFGRQSYTFISGAVWAGVAVLELSMQIMTGFFYDNISLDVGRTDNYCQGPKCFFFTFAVLLAIIVFSFVIQVINFVMYTRARARERRVG, via the exons ATGGCCTCGTCAGACAAGTTCATGTTGTTGCTAAGGTTAACCCTCAGCCTTTTGTGTGCCATTATCAATGGTATTGATCTTTCTTTCAATGTATATGCTGTCATTCTGAAAGAGACGTTCAATTTTACCCAAACCCAAg TGGAAATAACTGCTTCCATGAGCTGTGTTGGGTTTGGACTGTCCTTCTTAGAAATGTTATCAACTGGGTACTTTGGTTACTCCACAACATTTGTGGGCACGTGGATACTGGTGACATTGTCAAGTGGACTATTCTGTATGGCGGCCTGGCACAGGACAGTCTTCCATTATTGGCCATCGCTCGTTTATCTTATACAACTTGGGATGT CAACTGGTGGTGGTGTGGCTTACATGGTTGTGACACGCGTCTGTTTGGAGGTCATACCAGAACGACATACCGGGAAATTTATAGGCGCATTCGGATCGGCCATTTGTTTTGGTAAAATCTTCTTTGCAGCACTTTTTGAGGTCTTTTTTCATGGCGACATGGCCGGattttttctctgtttgtctATCATGTTTGCCGTTTTACTAGGACTCTGCTACTTGGCACTATATCCGGTTACCATAAACTTGCCGCAAGGAACCTTCAACTTTTCAGGACATAAGGACATTACCATTACATCTTCCGGAAATGTTATTCGGTCTCCGTTTTTTCACATGACTTTTTGGACATCGATAGCCGTCGCGTCAGCTGGTTACACAGTCTTGAACAACATCACCTCCATCACCGATTCCATAGGGAATTCCGATTCCTTCTCCATAGTAACTACTATGTCCGTGTGTATCATGGTGACGAGGCTAACATATGGTTTCGTCTTTGACAAAGTGCCCACCCAAGCATGTGGTTTCTGGCTGCTATACTCCGCCTACTTCATCTTTGGGGCAGGTCTGCTGCTCGGTATGTTCTACTTGACCCCTGCCACGGTATATCTACACACTGTTCTGGCGGGATTTGGAGTTGGACCGGCACTATTTTTGCCCCTCGCCATGCTTGTTGAGGAGTTTGGACGGCAATCTTACACGTTCATCTCTGGGGCTGTCTGGGCAGGGGTGGCGGTACTCGAACTATCAATGCAGATAATGACTGGATTCTTCTATGACAATATCAGCCTTGATGTCGGCAGAACCGATAACTACTGTCAAGGCCCcaaatgcttttttttcacttttgctgTCTTACTTGCCATAatagttttttcttttgtaatccAGGTTATTAACTTTGTGATGTACACACGAGCCAGAGCCAGAGAACGGCGTGTCGGATGA